The Ferrovibrio sp. MS7 sequence GCGGAGAGCAGGGCGCCGATCACGATGGCACCAATGGTCCAGGCCTTGCCCAGCCGGCGCTGCAGCAGGTCACGCAGCACCAGAGCGGCGCCGATCATCAGCACGCCGCTCGGCGCGGTGATCGGCCCGTCCAGGCCCGGGGCGACCGGCACCAGGCAGGGGCCCTTGGGGATGCAGGTGGTGCCGACATTGCCGATCAGCCAGTTCGCCGCCGGTACACAGGCGATGAAAGCGGCCAGAAACAGGTAGCCCTCGATACGCAACCGGTTCATGTTTGTTCTCTTATGGGGGAGCTTCTTTCAGCCGGGTATACGGCGAAGCGGCAAGCGCCGCAAGCCAGTTTCAGGCTTGCAGCCGGGTTCAACCCTGAAGGCGGGCGATGGCGTGATCGAGCTGGCGGCGCAGCGCCCGGGTCTCGGTATTGCCCAGCAGGGCGCCGATTTCGCCCTGGGCCTGGTGCCACAGCGGCAGGGCGCGCTGGAAGGCGCCGCGACCTTGGGCAGTCAGTTCGATCACCCGGCGGCGGCGGTCATCCTTGGCGGTTTCCTGCCGCAACAGGCCGCGCTTTTCCAGCGGCCTGAGGATGCGGGTCAGCGTCGTCGGGTCAACGCCGACCAACTCCGCCAGTTCGCCCATGCTCAAGCCGCCATCGCGGTAGAGATAGGCCATCGGCGCGAATTGCGTGATGGCGATGCCGGCGGGTTTCAACGCCTGGTCCAGTCGCTGGGTGGCCAGCCGCATCGCCTGGCGCAGGCGCATGCCGATGCAGCCGACGCCATCCAGTTCCTGCCAGGCGGCAGTCCAGGCGGCATCGGAGGCAGAGGTTGCGCGGCGGGCCATGCTTCCGGTTTAGGGTTTTTCCCGGCTTTTGCCAAGCGGTGCGGGCCTTGCCAAGCAGTGGCACAAGCCATATATCTGCATATACATCTATTGTATATGCAGGAGACTGGTGATGCGCGAAGTCGTGATAACCGGCATGGGCCTGGTGACGCCGTTGGGCCAGGGCGTGGCGGGCAATTGGCGCCGCCTGCTGGCCGGGCTTTCCGGCATCCGCCGCATCGCGCGTTTCCCTGTGGATGACCTCGGCGCTCGCATCGCCGGCATGGTGCCGGGGCGCGAGGCGGATCCCGAACACGGCTTCGATCCGGAAACAGCAGCGCCGGCCAAGGATCGCCGCAAGATGGACAGCTTCATCCAGTATGCCCTGGCCGCCGCCGCAGAAGCGATGCAGCAGGCCGGCTGGGCGCCGCAGGACGAGCGGGCGCGCGAACGCGCCGGCTGCATCGTTGCCACCGGCATCGGCGGCTTCCCGGCCATCGCACAAGCCACACGCACGGTGGCGCAGGATGGTCCGCGCAAGCTCTCGCCTTTCGTGATCCCGAGTTTCCTCGGCAATCTTGCTGCCGGCCATATCTCGATCCGCTGGGGCCTGGAGGGGCCGATCGGCTGCCCGGTCACCGCCTGTGCCGCTGGCGCCCAGGCGATTGGCGATGCGGCGCGCGCCATCCAGCGCGGCGAAACCGATGTGATGATCGCCGGCGGTGCCGAGGCCTGCATCGACCGGGTCAGTCTGGCCGGCTTCGGCGCGGCGCGGGCCTTGTCCACGGTGCATAACGAGGCGCCTGAGCGCGCTTCGCGGCCCTTCGATGCGGCACGCGATGGCTTCGTGATGGGCGAGGGCGCCGGCATCCTGGTGCTGGAAGCCGAGGAGCATGCAAGGGCACGCGGCGCTGAAATCCTGGCGCGCTTCGGCGGCTATGGCACCAGCGCCGACGCGCATCACATCACCGCGCCGCCGGAAGATGGCCGTGGCGCCATGCTGGCAATGCAGAAGGCGCTGGCGGAGGCCAAGCTGTCGCCGGACGCTATCGGCTATATCAACGCCCATTCAACCTCGACGCCGGTGGGCGATGCAGCGGAAGTGGCCGCCGTGCGCCGCGTTTTCGGCAATGGCATCGCGCAGCTCGCCATGTCCTCCACCAAGTCGGCCATCGGGCATCTGCTGGGTGCTGCGGGTGCGGTGGAGGCGATCTACTCGATCCTGGCGCTCCGCGATCAGGTGGCGCCGCCGACGCTGAACCTGGAGAATGTCGATCCGGCCTGCGCCGGGCCGGACCTGGTGCCGCTCACCGCTCAAGCACGCCGCTTCAGCCACGCCATGTCGAATGCTTTCGGCTTTGGCGGCGTGAATGCCGCGCTGGTGTTCGGTAAAGCGTAATCTTAGTGTCACCCTCGCGAAAGCGAGGGTCCCATTTCAGATAGCAAATGGGATGCCCGCTTTCGCGGGCATGACGGACAGAGAGGTATTTCTATTCAACGCCTCACCTGTCTTCGCTACACTGCCAATCCTGGCATGGAGGCGGAGCGGGATGCGGTTGCGGCTGTTCGGAATACTGCTGATGCTGCTTGTGGCGGTGCCCGCCATGGCGCAGCAGGCCGACTTGTCTGGCCGCTGGTATGGCGAGGGCTATCAGGGCCGCGTCTACCTGCATTGGCTTTCCGAGCGCCGGCCTGATGGGGGCTTCGCGGTGGAATTCCGCCGCTATGAGGAATGCCAGATCGTGCATCGCTCACTGGAAGCCGGGCGCTGGTCGCTGCAAGGCAGCATCTATGCCACCAACACCACCATGATCGATGGTCAGCGCGTCAACTATGCCGACCGCTACCTGCTGCTGGGCTTAAGCAATAACGAGATGAGCTATCAGCATATCGCCAGCGGCACGCTATTCCGCGCCCAGAGGGTCGCTGCGGATTTCGACTGGCCCGGCTGCGACCCGTCGAAGCTGGTGTCTTAGCGACTTGAATAACACAATCGTCATGCGCGGACTTGATCCGCGCATCTCATGCAGAAGGCCAAAGATGCCCGGGCTCTAAGCGCGCGCCACTGAAAGCGGCGTGGGCGCAGAGGCTCGAAGGGCTGGCCCGGGCATGACGACTGGGAGGTGGCCGCCTCACTTCCCCAGAAACGGCAGCTTGAGGCCCTTTTCCTCGGCGCATTGCACGGCGATGTCGTAGCCGGCATCGGCATGGCGCATCACGCCGGTGGCGGGATCGTTCCACAGCACGCGCTCCAGACGACGCGCCGCGCCCGCCGTGCCATCGGCCACGATCACCACGCCGGCATGCTGCGAATAGCCGATGCCGACGCCGCCGCCATGATGCAGCGACACCCAGGTGGCACCCGATGCGGTGTTGAGCAGGGCGTTCAGCAGCGGCCAGTCGGAGACCGCATCCGAGCCATCCTTCATCGCTTCGGTTTCGCGGTTCGGGCTCGCCACCGAGCCGGAATCGAGATGGTCACGGCCGATCACGATCGGGCCTTTCAGTTCGCCCTTGGCCACCATCTCGTTGAAGGCGAGGCCAAGGCGATGGCGCTGGCCGAGGCCGACCCAGCAGATGCGCGCCGGCAAGCCCTGGAAGCTGATGCGCTGCCGCGCCATGTCGAGCCAGTTATGCAGGTGCGGATCGTCCGGGATCAGCTCCTTCACCTTGGCATCGGTCTTGTAGATATCCTCCGGGTCGCCTGAGAGCGCTACCCAGCGGAACGGGCCAATGCCACGGCAGAACAATGGCCGGATATAGGCCGGCACGAAGCCGGGGAAATCGAAGGCTTCCGCGACGCCGACTTCCTTGGCCATCTGGCGGATATTGTTGCCGTAGTCGAAAGTCGGGATGCCTTGCGCCTTGAAGGCCAGCATGGCGCGCACATGCGCCGCCATGGACTCTTTCGCGGCCCGCGCCACGCCTTCCGGGTCGCTCAGCTTGGCTTCTTCCCACTTCGCCAGGCTCCAGCCGGCCGGCAGGTAGCCGTTCACCGGGTCATGGGCGCTGGTCTGGTCGGTGACGGCATCGGGGCGGATGCCGCGCTTCAGCATTTCAGGCAGAATCTCGGCGGCATTGCCGAGCAGGCCGATGGAGATTGCCCTGCCGTCGCGCTTGGCTTCTTCCAGCATGGCCATGGCTTCATCCAGCGTCTTGGCCTGCTTGTCGAGATAGCGCGTGCGCAGCCGCATCTCGATGCGCGAGGGCTGGCATTCGATGGCGAGGATCGAGGCACCAGCCATGGTGGCAGCGAGCGCCTGGGCGCCGCCCATGCCGCCGAGGCCAGCGGTGAGAATCCAGCGGCCCTTGAGATTGCCGCCGTAATGCTGGCGGCCCATCTCGACGAAGGTTTCGTAAGTGCCCTGCACGATGCCCTGGCTGCCGATATAGATCCAGGAGCCGGCGGTCATCTGGCCATACATCATCAGGCCGGCGCGGTCGAGCTCGTGGAACTTCTCCCAGGTGCCCCAATGCGGCACCAGGTTCGAATTGGCGATCAGCACGCGCGGCGCATCCTCATGGGTGCGGAACACGCCAACGGGTTTGCCTGATTGCACCAGCAGCGTCTCCTCCGGCCCCAGCGTCTTCAAAGCCTGCTCGATCTGGTCGAAGCTCTGCCAGTTGCGCGCGGCGCGGCCGATGCCGCCATAGACCACCAGTTCCTCCGGCTTTTCCGCGACATCGGGATCAAGGTTGTTGCGCAGCATGCGGTAGGCGGCTTCGATCTGCCAGTTCTGGGTATGCAGCGCATCGCCGTGCGGCGAGCGGATGACGCGGCTGTTGTCGCGGCGCGAGGGAGCGGACATGGGAGGCCTCATGCTTACAGATTGGATCGCTTCGACGTGCCGTCGGAACGGTAGGCGAAGCGGGTGGTGAAGCGGTGGCTGTTGCCGGGATATAGCAGCGTGGCGCTGGACACCACGACGCCGCCGGACCAGGTGCGGCGGCGCAGCCGCAGGCAGGGTTCGTTATCGGCCAGCCGCAGCAGGCGGCGGGTGCGGGCATCGGGCATGGCGGCTTCCACCACATGCTCGACTTCCGTCAACGGCGCCACCAGGCTCAGATGCTCGTTCGGCGTCATGCGGCTGAAATCGGCGTTCAGGTAATCCGGCGCCGCCGCCGGATTGACCCAGCGGTCTTCCAATTGCACCGGAATGCCATCGGCGGCATGCAGGAT is a genomic window containing:
- a CDS encoding MarR family winged helix-turn-helix transcriptional regulator, which translates into the protein MARRATSASDAAWTAAWQELDGVGCIGMRLRQAMRLATQRLDQALKPAGIAITQFAPMAYLYRDGGLSMGELAELVGVDPTTLTRILRPLEKRGLLRQETAKDDRRRRVIELTAQGRGAFQRALPLWHQAQGEIGALLGNTETRALRRQLDHAIARLQG
- the fabF gene encoding beta-ketoacyl-ACP synthase II translates to MREVVITGMGLVTPLGQGVAGNWRRLLAGLSGIRRIARFPVDDLGARIAGMVPGREADPEHGFDPETAAPAKDRRKMDSFIQYALAAAAEAMQQAGWAPQDERARERAGCIVATGIGGFPAIAQATRTVAQDGPRKLSPFVIPSFLGNLAAGHISIRWGLEGPIGCPVTACAAGAQAIGDAARAIQRGETDVMIAGGAEACIDRVSLAGFGAARALSTVHNEAPERASRPFDAARDGFVMGEGAGILVLEAEEHARARGAEILARFGGYGTSADAHHITAPPEDGRGAMLAMQKALAEAKLSPDAIGYINAHSTSTPVGDAAEVAAVRRVFGNGIAQLAMSSTKSAIGHLLGAAGAVEAIYSILALRDQVAPPTLNLENVDPACAGPDLVPLTAQARRFSHAMSNAFGFGGVNAALVFGKA
- the hutU gene encoding urocanate hydratase translates to MSAPSRRDNSRVIRSPHGDALHTQNWQIEAAYRMLRNNLDPDVAEKPEELVVYGGIGRAARNWQSFDQIEQALKTLGPEETLLVQSGKPVGVFRTHEDAPRVLIANSNLVPHWGTWEKFHELDRAGLMMYGQMTAGSWIYIGSQGIVQGTYETFVEMGRQHYGGNLKGRWILTAGLGGMGGAQALAATMAGASILAIECQPSRIEMRLRTRYLDKQAKTLDEAMAMLEEAKRDGRAISIGLLGNAAEILPEMLKRGIRPDAVTDQTSAHDPVNGYLPAGWSLAKWEEAKLSDPEGVARAAKESMAAHVRAMLAFKAQGIPTFDYGNNIRQMAKEVGVAEAFDFPGFVPAYIRPLFCRGIGPFRWVALSGDPEDIYKTDAKVKELIPDDPHLHNWLDMARQRISFQGLPARICWVGLGQRHRLGLAFNEMVAKGELKGPIVIGRDHLDSGSVASPNRETEAMKDGSDAVSDWPLLNALLNTASGATWVSLHHGGGVGIGYSQHAGVVIVADGTAGAARRLERVLWNDPATGVMRHADAGYDIAVQCAEEKGLKLPFLGK